From Panthera uncia isolate 11264 chromosome X, Puncia_PCG_1.0, whole genome shotgun sequence, the proteins below share one genomic window:
- the LOC125931471 gene encoding peptidyl-prolyl cis-trans isomerase A-like: MLRKTFLIWSSVTVALQMPLPRKLWCCPATVDPTVFFNVTVDGGPLGHVSFEPVAGKVPKTAENFCARSTGEKGFGDKGSCFRRIIWEFLCQDCACTCHNGTGGQSIYGEKSDDENFILKHTGPGILSVAHAGPNTNASQVFIPTAKTEWLDGKHVASGKVKERRNIAEATEGFGSRNAKANRKTTIADRHLTCVLS, from the coding sequence ATgctaagaaaaacatttcttatcTGGAGCTCTGTAACGGTGGCCCTGCAGATGCCACTGCCCCGGAAGCTCTGGTGCTGTCCAGCCACCGTCGACCCCACCGTGTTCTTCAACGTCACCGTGGATGGCGGGCCCTTGGGCCATGTCTCCTTTGAGCCGGTTGCAGGCAAAGTTCCAAAGACAGCAGAAAACTTTTGTGCTCGGAGCACTGGGGAGAAAGGATTTGGTGATAAAGGTTCCTGCTTTCGCAGGATTATTTGGGAATTTCTGTGCCAGGACTGTGCCTGCACATGCCATAATGGCACTGGTGGCCAGTCCATCTATGGGGAGAAATCTGACGATGAGAATTTCATCCTGAAGCACACGGGTCCTGGCATCTTGTCCGTGGCACACGCTGGACCCAACACAAATGCTTCCCAGGTTTTCATCCCCACTGCCAAGACTGAGTGGTTGGATGGCAAGCATGTGGCCTCTGGCAAggtgaaagagagaaggaatatTGCAGAAGCCACGGAGGGCTTTGGCTCCAGGAATGCCAAGGCCAACAGGAAGACCACTATTGCTGACCGACACTTGACTTGTGTTTTATCTTAA